In the genome of Planctomycetota bacterium, the window ATCCCGCGCCGGTAGGCGGCCAAGAGCGTGCCGGGGGAGAAATCGCAGCCGACCGCCACGGCGCCGGCGTTCTCGCGCGAGCCGCGGCGCGGGTCGGTGAAGCGGACGACCGAGCGCGGCGGCTCGACGGGGGGATGGGGGACGCGCGGCACCACGCGCGACAGCATACCGCGCGACAGTCGCCTACCAGCGCGCCTCGACGCCAAGGTGGGCGCCCTGGAAGAACACGCTCCCCGTCGTGCTGATCGCCGTTCCAGCCTGGGGATCGACGTTGGCCGAGAGGTCGAATTGATCGGCAGCCAGCGCCACCCCGGTGAGCCAGAGAAGGTCGTACCCGAAGCGGAGTCCCCACACGTCGGTGATCCGCCACACCCCTCCCATCGTGATCTCGGCAATCATCCCCATGTCGCCGTCGGTCGAGGCGCGCGCCGTCCGAAACGGATCGTCGGGGGCGAGCTGGTCGAAGAACCGCTGCGACTGCCGCAGCGACGTCCCGGCCGGGCCGACCTTGGCAGTGAAGTCGGCCGCCCAGCGCTGCCAATTCCACCGCCCACGGGCACCGATTTGGCCGGCGAACAAGTTCGACGACGCCTGGACGCCGTAGGTGCTCGGCGCCGGCGCCCCCGCCGGGACGATCCCCAGCGTCGCCGCGTCCTCGAGACCGGCCCAGCGGAATCCGACGATCCAGTCCCACTGCCCACCGGCGTACCAGTCACAGCGCTGCCAGGGATAGCGCGACGAACGGTCGTAGCCGCCGTCGTAGGCGTGGAACAGCAGATTGAGTTCGGCCGTGTTGAGCTGCGTGGCGGTCGAGACGCTCGCCAGCGTGCCCCCCGAGAGGCCGGCGGAGGTGAAGCCCAACTCGCCGGCCGCCTGGAGCGTGCCGGCGGCGCTGCCGATGGTCGAGTCGGCGTCCATCCCCCAGGCACCGAGCCAGCCCGCTTCCCAGCCGAGGCCGTCGGCGGCGTACTCGCCGTACGCCAGCCGGGCACCGGTGCCGATCACGCTCTGCGTGTCGCCGGCGGTGAGCAGCGGCGCGTCGGGCGCGGTCGCATCGACGACCAGCGACCGATCGACAGCGGCGTTGTTCTTCTGGAGAAACAGCGCCTCGGCGACGACGTACTGGCGCGGGTCGGCTTGCGGCCACTGCGCGCTGGCGGCCGGAACGGCCAGCAGCGACAGCATGAGGACGACGAACCGTGGGCCGCCGGCCCGACCGCGCGGCTGACCGAGCCGGTCGGCTGACGTGAGCGTCATTCCAGTCGTCCCCCCGTCCGTTCCTGGCGGCACACCCGGCACACCCGGAATATTCGTCACCCTCGGCCTGAGGCATGAGGAACGACGCACGAACGTGGAGCCGCGGCGGAAACGGCGAAACCTGGAGAAACCCTGCCGCCGCGGCCAGGTGGGCTGCGGAAGCGGGTGAGGGAGCGGTGGCGGTGCGGTCGCCCGAACTCCGCCTTGGGAGCTCGTGGAAAAACTGATGATGCCGCCGCTGGCGACCCGGGAACCTTGGCGTTTCCCGCGGTCGCCTGCGGGGACACTGGCCTCGGAGGGCGTTTGTCCACGGACAGTCAGGGGCCGACGCCGGCCGCAGGCGGGATCGTCGCCGGCCCGCGCGGAGGACCCGATGCGGGAGGTGCCGCGGCGGGGGCGAGGCCCCCTTGGGGATACCCTGCCGGCGGACCACCCGGCCCGCCCGGCGACGGGATCGCACCGCGTGGCAGTCCGGCCGCACCCGCGGCGAGCAACATTCCGATCGCCCGCAGCGCGCCGTCGTCGACGTCGAGGTCGAGTTGGATGCCCCGCTTGATCGGCTTCACCTGCAGGTCAACCAATCCTCCAGGAAGCGCGGCGCCGGCCGCGGGCGCTCCGGGAGTGATTCCGTTGGGATCAGACGGGAACCCGCCGCCGACGGGATAGCCACTGCCCGCCGGCGGCACGGTGGGCGGAACTCCGCCGCCGGACGGATAACCGCTGCCGGCCGGCGGCGTCCCGCCGGGATAGCCACCGCTGGGATAGCCGCCTCCTCCCGGCGGACCGCCCCCGCCCCCCGGGTAGCCCCCCGCGCCCTGCGCCGCCTGACCGACCGCGTCGGCACGGCCGCGCGGCGAATTGGAGTAGTTGTCGCCCCCCGCGCCGGTCCCCGCTGGCGCGGCGCCGGTGGCACTTGGCAGCACGGCAGCCAACTGGGTGGCGGCCGGCATGAGCGGCGCGAGGCGCCCCGGGTCGATCCGCAGCACGATCGGGGCGCGCTTCGCGGAACCAGCCTGCTGGGCCAGAGCCCACTCCCCCATCGCCAACGACTCCGGTCCCATCGTCAGCGCCAGCGCCTGCGTGCCGCAGGCGAGGTGCATCGGTCCGCCGCCGGGCGCGACACCGGTCGGGCCCGATGCCGGAGTGAGTGAATGGCTGCGAAACCCGGGCCCCTCCTTGACTCCCGGCGTGATCGTCATCCCCGGAACCTGCGGCAGCGCCCGGACCGCTGCCTCGAACGCGCTGCCGAACGCCGCCGCCTTCGCGCCGTGGGCCACGACCAGCGTCTGCATCCCCCCCTGCTGCGCCGCGAACAACGACACGCGCTGGTCGAGCCGGTCTCCGGCCAGCACCTCGCGCGCAGCCGCCATCGCCGCCTCGACGGCGCGCACGGCCGTCTCGCCACCGGGCTGGGCGGCGAGCGGGGCCATCAGTTCCCGGACCTTGCCGAAGGCGGGCTGGACGGTGGTCGCGATCAGGTCGCGGGCCTTCTGGTTGAGCGGCACCGAGACGACACAGTCGAGCACCTCCGCCCCCGACGGCGGGGCGAACGGGCTCTCGACCGCCGCGAAGCCGTCCATCATGTCGGCCAGCGACGAGCTGGGCTTGGCGAGCAGGGCCATGTCGAGGGCGAGCTTCCTGCCCTTCTTGTCGATCGTGAGGTCGAGACGGAACGAGTCGGCGTCGGTGGTCAGCGTGCGCGACGCATCCATTCCGGCGTCGAACGCCCACCGCCCGCCGGCCAGCGCCTGCGCGGCCCCGGGCATCGAGCCGAGTTGGGCTTCGAGCTGCTTCCGCTGCTCCGCTTCGAGCGCCGCGGCCTGGTCGATCATCGCGGCAACGTACTCGGCGGACAGCGTCTGGTAGTTGACGCGCACGGAGATGTCGGCCGTGGGCGCGGTGCCGCCCGGTGCCGGTGCCGCGGCGAGCGCGGCGGCCGACGTCGACAGCACGGCGTGCTCCTCGTCGCAGCGGACGAGCACCGGCTGCGGCACGCCGGGGAGCGTCATCTCGAGGAGGCCGTCGACCTCGCGACTCCCGGCAAAGATCGACTTGAGCGTGTCGCGCGCCTGCTTGGCACTCTTGAACGGCAGGAAGACCACGATCTCCGTCGGCTTGCCGTCGACCACCGGAATCAGTGCCACAAGCGGCCGCTTGACGTCGAACCCCGCCAGCGGTTTGCCGCCGGTCGCGGCCGCCATCGCCCCCGGCAGCGCCATCGCCACCAGCGGCTGCTGGAGGGCTTCGCCCAGATAGGTGCCGGCTTCGAGCAGCGCTGCATAGCTGCGCACGGTGATCCGCACGTACGGCTTGGCCTGCGCTTCGGCTGCCGCCGTCCCGATCGGCGGCTCGGGGGGCTTGGCGGCGTCGGGCTTCGGCTCGGCAGGACGCGACGTGAGGTTCGCGACGTACGACCGGTCGGCTGCCGAGAGCTTCGCCAGCGGCACGCGGATTTCGCGCCCCTCCTCGAGGCGGAGCACGACCACGTCGCCGTCGAGCCGGACGAACTCGGCTTCGCGCGAGAAGCTCCCCGTCGCATCGCGCCAGGTGCGCAGTTCGCCGGCGCCGGCGACCGCCGCCACCGCTGCCACCAGCAGCGCCCCGAACAATCCCCGACCGCCGCGCCGTGCCTTCATCGCCACCCCTCCCACTGCCGGTGGGGCCGACCGACCCCACCAGCCACCACCTTGTCCGATTCCACGCCGCCGGGCAAGCCGAGCTGGGAGTGGCGTCCGAGGGCGAGCCGGTCCCCCTCTCTCCGCCCCCCCGCTCCAGCTACAAAAGAGCCCGTCCGCCAGGAGGCCGCCGCATGCCACGTTTCACAAGCTCTCCCCCCGCGGTCGCCGTCGCGCTGGTGGGCCTGCTCGCGACCGCGTCCGCTCCGGCCTCCGACTGGCCGCAGTGGCGCGGCCCCGACGGCCAGGGGCACGGCGGTGCCGCGGTGCTACCGGTGCGGTGGAGCGAGACGGAGAACGTCGCCTGGAAGACCGTCGTGCCGGGGCGCGGATGGTCGTCGCCGGTCGTCGCCGGCGGTCGGGTTTGGCTCACCGCCGCGGTCGAACGGGAGCCGACCGCGGAGCAGCGCCAGCGCCACCTCGCGGGGCGGGCCCCCGGCGAACCCCTGGCCATCGCCGGCACCGTCACCCTCCACGCGCTGTGCGTCGACGCGGCGACGGGGCGGATGCTCCACGACGTCGAGCTGTTCACCGTCGCCGACCCGCAGCCGATCCACGCGCTCAATTCCTTCGCCTCGCCGTCGCCGGTCATCGCCGGCGGGCGGTTGTTCTGCCACTTCGGCGACTTCGGCACCGCCGCCGTCGACACGGCGACGGCGCACGTCGCGTGGCGCTCGCGCGAGGTGCGCCTCGACCATGAGAACGGCCCTGGCAGCACGCCGGTGGTGTGGCGCGACAGGCTCGTCGTCCACTGCGACGGCAAGGACCGGCAGGAGGTCGTCGCCTTCGACACCGCCACCGGCGCGATCGCCTGGCGGACGCCGCGGTCGGGCGCGATGCGCGATGATCCGCAGCTCCGCAAAGCCTACGGCACGCCGCTGGTCGTGGACCTCGGCGGCCGCGACATCGTCGTCTCGCCCGGCGCCGACTGGTTGTATGGCTACGATCCGGCGACGGGGCGCGAGGACTGGAAGCTGGCCTACGGCGTCCTCGGGTTCTCGACGGTGCCGAGGCCGGTCGCCGCTCACGGCCTGCTGTACGTGATCACCGGCTACATGCAGCCGGAGCTGCTCGCCATCCGGCCCGGCGCCCCGGTGCCCGAGATCGCGTGGCGCGTCAGGAAAGGAGTGCCGACGATTCCCTCGCCGCTGGTCGTCGGTGACGAACTGTTCATGGTCGCAGACAAGGGGATCGCCACCGGCCTCGACGCGAAGACGGGGGAGATCCTGTGGAGCGAACGGCTCGGGGGCAACTTCTGCGCCTCGCCGCTGGTCGCCGGCGGGCGGATCTACGCCTGCAACCGCGAGGGGGAATCGTTCGTCCTCGCCACGGGGCGCGCATTCCGGCTCGAGGCGAAAAACGTCCTCGACGGCCGGATCTTCGCGACGCCGGCGGTCGCCGACGGTGCGCTGTTCATCCGCACCGACACGGCGCTGTACCGGATCGGCCCACCGCCGGCCACTGCCGCGGCCCCCTGAGAGACGGTTGCCGTGAGCGAGACTTTCAACGCACGCGCGCCTGCCACGGCGCGGCGATCCGACGAATGAACCACGTGGTTTTCCCACGCCGCGCTTCACCGGTATGCTCCATCCGATGGCACACCGCTGCCGCGGCGACCGCGACCGGCAGCGGCTTCCTGCCGCGCCGCTTCGACGCCCCCGTAGCTCAGTGGATAGAGCGACGGTTTCCTAAACCGTAGGTCGCAGGTTCGATCCCTGCCGGGGGTAGTCTTTTTGAGCCGCATTCAGGACGTCCAGCGATTTTTAGCGGGATTCGTGCCAGTGTGACGGTTCCTGAACCCCGCTGACGGGCGTTGATGGTGCCGGATTTGGTGCCGGAATTCCGGTCGCCGCCTCCCAGTCCGCCGGTCGCACCGCATGGTAGTGCCGGCGCCGCATCCGGGCCGAGTTGCCGATCCACGCGTTGATCACCTTCTCGGGGATCCCGCGCCGCTCGAGGTCGTCGGAGCAGCTACCCCGTAGGTTCACGAACAGCTTCGGCCAGACTTCGACGTTGGCCTTGGTCACCACGATCCGTTTGGCGTGCGTGGCGACGTTCGTCGTGCTGCGGACGCGCGGGACGACGTACACGGCCCCCTCTTTCCGATTGCGGTAGGCCTGCTCGATGTGCGGCCTGAGTTCGGCGAAGATCCGCACGACGCGGGTGCCGCGGCCGGCGTGGTGCTCCACCTTCGGCTCGTGAACAGTGAACCGGGCGTTCTCCCAGTCGACGTCGTCCCACTTGACATTCGCCACCTCGCTGGGGAAACGGAGGCCGGCGTATCGCGGCAGCGCGAAGACCAGAGCCCAATCATCGTCGGGGCACGCGGCGATGACCCTCTCTATCGTCTCCGCCGGCACGTAGACGATCCTCGAGTCGTTCTCCTGCGTGCCGCAGGCGATGTCGGCGAACGGATTGGCGGGAATCAACCGCGACCCGACGGCGGCCTTGAGGAACTGCCGCGCCCGCCGCAAATCGACGGAGGCCGAGGCTGGTGCGAACTTGTCGAGGAGCCACCGCATGTAGGCGTCGCGTCCCCATCGCTAATCGCGGCGAGCGTCCGCTCCTTGCCGAAGAACTCCTCGAGCACGAGCCGGGCCCGCGCCTGACTGGCTGGCCATGGACCGCCCGCACCCTCTCGAGATCTCGTCGGCTGGCGGCACCGCCCTGACGATCCAATCCACGCTCAAACCGGTTTCGGCCGCTCCCGGCGCCATCCGCCGAAAAAAGCTCGCATAACCGCCCCAGAACAGCCGGGCTCATGCCTTTCGCAATGCCGCGAGCGTGCGGCCAGGGGCCGAACCGCCACCACGACTCACCGCAAGCGCATGGTGCATATGGGGTTGCGTCACGTTTTGCCACGACACCACGCAGTCCTTGATTGGCCAAGCAAATTGCGTATATTTCTGTTATGAACATGGCCGATAAATCAGCAGAGGCCCCGGAAGACTCGGTCGGGGTACCCGAACGTGCTGTTCGCATTAGCCTCGTAGCCTTTCAGGACATGCATCATTTGGTGCTGCGTCGACTGGCCGCTCGTGCGCAGATTCGAAGGCATGCCCAGAAACTCGCTGCCTGGCAGCCTGAAACACGCGGCGTCGCCGACTTAGACATCGAAAGCATCGAAGATACAGGACTTCATGCAGCCATTGTGACCGATGATCTAGGCTGCGGGCCCGGGTATCGGATCGTTTTTTGCGAGCAACTCGACTCCCCCGCAAATGGCACGATATGCATCATCGCGATTCTTCGTCTGGATGAAAACATCTCCGGACCGATGAAGACGATTTTGAAAGGCCGCGCCGCTATCGCTCACAACAGGCTCACGCTCTGGGCCGAATAGCGAACCACTTTCGAGGCAACAACATGCCTGCATCAACAGACACCCCACGGGACCTATCGCTGTCGCCTACGGACCTGCCGCACCTACTCATCCAGCAACTCCAGGCAAGTCAAGAAGGCAAAGGTTTCCTGCGTCATCTTTTGGAGTGTTCCGACGACGTCAGGAAGGTTGCTCTCGAAATGCTAGGAGTGCTGAATGATC includes:
- a CDS encoding serine/threonine protein kinase; protein product: MPRFTSSPPAVAVALVGLLATASAPASDWPQWRGPDGQGHGGAAVLPVRWSETENVAWKTVVPGRGWSSPVVAGGRVWLTAAVEREPTAEQRQRHLAGRAPGEPLAIAGTVTLHALCVDAATGRMLHDVELFTVADPQPIHALNSFASPSPVIAGGRLFCHFGDFGTAAVDTATAHVAWRSREVRLDHENGPGSTPVVWRDRLVVHCDGKDRQEVVAFDTATGAIAWRTPRSGAMRDDPQLRKAYGTPLVVDLGGRDIVVSPGADWLYGYDPATGREDWKLAYGVLGFSTVPRPVAAHGLLYVITGYMQPELLAIRPGAPVPEIAWRVRKGVPTIPSPLVVGDELFMVADKGIATGLDAKTGEILWSERLGGNFCASPLVAGGRIYACNREGESFVLATGRAFRLEAKNVLDGRIFATPAVADGALFIRTDTALYRIGPPPATAAAP
- a CDS encoding site-specific integrase, giving the protein MRWLLDKFAPASASVDLRRARQFLKAAVGSRLIPANPFADIACGTQENDSRIVYVPAETIERVIAACPDDDWALVFALPRYAGLRFPSEVANVKWDDVDWENARFTVHEPKVEHHAGRGTRVVRIFAELRPHIEQAYRNRKEGAVYVVPRVRSTTNVATHAKRIVVTKANVEVWPKLFVNLRGSCSDDLERRGIPEKVINAWIGNSARMRRRHYHAVRPADWEAATGIPAPNPAPSTPVSGVQEPSHWHESR